The Populus nigra chromosome 19, ddPopNigr1.1, whole genome shotgun sequence genome includes a window with the following:
- the LOC133680114 gene encoding scarecrow-like protein 14, whose protein sequence is MNPVFKDPTADTVLKCISQILMEEESNEQTFTARDFSLRAAEKPFSDILDQKSSSSDSEVSDPNQIIKTVSTHCCNIYGCNSSETADNMVVSSFIHNRETPSVNYTVPSSLQVNSPPFFPESVFQTFPEQVDSSVNVALGASQLDVLFKGGTEETWEFHHQANEMILDFENNKVTPVMATKEKSYWDHSACELKERKNHYKVEKKSETRRNKHSSVYAEAAEQYGMFAEVFPSSGGDDEPVWLNLNETFQNGPGMIPYLKEQSRGSNYEMLFRKNHVSCRELVDTRTLLIHCAEAVASNDHGSAIELLTQIRQHSTPFGDGSQRLAHCFSNALEARMAGNGSEVYASLAANRVTSECILKARRRFISASPFMVMSNLFSTQTIMDLSENAARLHIINFGILYDFPWPSLIQHLSVRPGGPPVLRITGIEFPQTGYRSAETIEEIGLYLASYCDKLNVPFEYNAISQKWENVQLEDLKIDRDEVTVVSSLYRFRHLLDETVVLNCHRNAVLNLIKRINPAVFIHGIVNGAYNSPFFVSRFREALFYFSSLFDMLEAITAREDPERLVFEQEVFGKEILNVIACEGCDRIERPEKYKQWQARNVRAGFRQLPLKEGIMEKVREQVKSSYHKDFLMDQDGQWMLQGWKGRILFAISCWKSA, encoded by the coding sequence ATGAACCCAGTTTTTAAAGATCCTACAGCTGATACTGTTTTGAAGTGCATCAGCCAGATTCTTATGGAAGAAGAGTCCAATGAACAAACCTTTACTGCACGGGACTTTTCTCTTCGGGCTGCTGAAAAACCCTTTTCTGATATCCTTGATCAGAAAAGTTCCTCGTCAGACAGTGAAGTATCCGAtccaaatcaaattataaagacTGTTAGTACTCACTGTTGCAATATTTATGGTTGTAACAGCTCCGAGACAGCTGACAACATGGTTGTGTCCAGCTTCATACACAACAGAGAAACTCCGTCTGTTAACTACACTGTCCCTTCGAGTTTGCAGGTCAATTCACCTCCATTTTTTCCTGAAAGCGTTTTTCAAACTTTCCCTGAGCAGGTGGATTCTTCTGTAAATGTAGCCCTTGGTGCGAGCCAATTGGATGTGTTGTTTAAGGGAGGGACAGAAGAGACTTGGGAATTTCATCATCAGGCAAATGAAATGATTCTTGATTTTGAAAACAACAAAGTGACTCCAGTCATGGCGACTAAAGAGAAAAGTTATTGGGATCACTCGGCATGTGAgctgaaggaaagaaagaatcattACAAAGTGGAGAAGAAGTCAGAAACGAGGAGAAATAAGCACTCTTCAGTTTATGCTGAAGCAGCTGAGCAATATGGAATGTTTGCTGAGGTATTTCCGTCTAGTGGTGGAGATGACGAGCCAGTTTGGTTAAACCTTAATGAAACATTTCAAAATGGTCCAGGTATGATACCTTATCTAAAAGAACAATCAAGAGGATCTAATTATGAAATGCTCTTCAGGAAGAATCACGTTAGCTGCAGGGAATTGGTCGATACGAGGACTCTTCTGATACACTGTGCAGAAGCTGTAGCAAGCAACGATCACGGGAGTGCAATTGAACTATTAACACAGATTAGGCAGCATTCTACTCCTTTTGGTGATGGATCCCAGAGGCTGGCCCATTGCTTTTCTAATGCCCTAGAGGCTCGCATGGCTGGCAATGGAAGTGAGGTATATGCAAGTCTTGCTGCTAACAGGGTGACATCCGAATGCATATTAAAAGCTCGCAGACGATTTATTTCAGCTAGCCCTTTCATGGTCATGTCGAATCTCTTCTCAACGCAAACTATCATGGACCTTTCTGAAAATGCAGCAAGGCTGCACATCATAAATTTCGGTATTCTCTATGATTTCCCATGGCCTTCCTTAATTCAGCATCTCTCAGTGAGACCTGGTGGTCCTCCGGTGCTTCGCATCACCGGAATAGAGTTTCCCCAGACTGGTTACAGGTCAGCAGAAACAATTGAAGAAATAGGACTTTACTTGGCAAGTTATTGTGATAAATTGAATGTCCCTTTCGAGTATAATGCGATATCACAAAAATGGGAAAATGTCCAACTCGAGGACCTCAAGATCGACAGAGATGAAGTAACTGTTGTTAGCAGTTTATACAGGTTTCGGCACCTCCTTGATGAGACAGTAGTCTTGAACTGTCATAGGAATGCTGTTCTTAACTTAATTAAGAGGATTAATCCAGCTGTCTTCATTCATGGGATCGTTAACGGGGCTTACAATTCTCCTTTCTTCGTTTCGCGTTTCCGGGAAGCCCTCTTCTACTTCTCATCATTGTTTGATATGCTCGAAGCCATTACAGCCCGTGAAGATCCAGAGAGGTTGGTTTTTGAACAAGAGGTATTTGGAAAGGAAATCCTGAATGTCATAGCATGTGAAGGATGTGACAGAATCGAAAGGCCAGAGAAATATAAGCAGTGGCAGGCTCGGAATGTAAGGGCTGGTTTCAGGCAGCTCCCACTGAAAGAAGGGATCATGGAAAAAGTGAGAGAACAAGTGAAGTCAAGTTATCACAAGGATTTTCTGATGGATCAAGATGGCCAGTGGATGCTTCAGGGATGGAAAGGCAGAATCCTATTTGCCATTTCCTGCTGGAAATCTGCCTAA